In Nocardia sp. NBC_00403, the DNA window CCGGATCGCCGACGAGGACGCTCCGGGAGGACGGCCATCGTGGACACTCTCGTTCCACGGATCAAGGCCATCGTGCCCGTGAACTGCCGTTTCGGCTCGAGGTGACACGGAGTCAGAGGCGTGTCAGCACGGTGACGGTCCGATGCCAGGACGGGGGGCGATTGTGGTTTCCGTTGAACACCGCACCAGAGACGAGGAACCATGAAAACCCAATCCCCACTATCGATTCCAGGTGGTTCAGAGTCGCTGGACCTGGTTGTCTGTTCGCTATCGTTTTGTGTGTTGTTGGTATGGCTGCTCGCGGCGTCGCCGGGGTCGGCGTGCTGCTTCTGCTTGGACCTGGTTCTGGCGGTCTTGGGGAACGAATCTGATGATCTCCTCACGTGAGGTGATCATCAGCTTCTGCAAGATCGCGGCCATATGCGCGTCGACAGTCCGGACCGAGTTCCCCCGACGCACCGCGATCGCGCTGTTGGTCCACCTCGCCGCTGCCAACGTCGCCACTTCCTGTTCGGCGCCGGTTAACTCGTGCCATTTCACCAGAGCGGCCTTGCCGGTGGGGCGCTGCGCGTAGCGCTCGTCTATCGACAGTGTGCCCATCGCGAACCGCTGCACCTCGTCCAGTTCGGGACGCAACAACAACCCCTGGTTTTCCGCTTCAGCGTATGCCCTCCGTCCCAGCACCTCGCGGGCGACTGCGACGGCCTTGCCGCTTTCCACAGCAAAGGGCGGTCCCCCTTTGATCTCGATACCGAGCCGGGCTCCCAGTGTCGCAGAGCCTCCGGCGAGCCGAGCGGTTTCGGTGGCCAACGCGACCAACTCGTTTCGGTCGGCGTGTCCGGCCTCGATCGAATCGGTAATCAGTTGCGCCAAGGACCACGTCCGAATTTGCACCGACTGGATCGCACTCCACTGATCACGGGTGCGGAGTTGATGTGTTAACGCGTCACGTCCGACATGCAATGCTTCGGTGGGGTTGCCGTGCTTGGTCAAGGTGATAGCCAAGGCCAATTGGGCCCAAGATTTCGCCATCGACGCTGCGGAAGCGTCGAGACTATCCATACAATGCTGCGTGAGCTCATAAGCTTGGTGCGCGGTTCCTGACAACCCTGCCGCCATTGCCGCGAATGTTTCGGTCGTCACCGCGGCACCAGTATCGCCGAGGCGATAGAACTTGTCCCGCGCCCGGGTAAGGACCGTGATGGCCTCGGCGTCGCCGCGGGCCGCAAGTACCAGGCCATGGGCCATGTCGACGTGGACGGGCAGCCCGATATCGCTCTCGAGAGTCTGCCGCCAGTGCACTCGACTGTCCGGGTCCGGCAGAATGGCGCAGACACACTCCTCGAGCATCGACTCGGCATCCTCGAGTAGGCCCTGACTCAAAACGACAAATATGGTCCAGGCCATGGCCTGTACTTGGAGCTCGGTGGGTTGCGGGGTCAGCGCGTGGGTAGCTGCCAAGGCGCGTTCGGTCGATCGTCGTGTTTCTCGGATTGACCCTTTGAAGAACGGCAAGCGCAGCGCGAGCAGCCCGACGCAGATCTCCAAACCGAGAGCGGAGTCGCCCGGGGTGGTGATGCTTCCCTCGACTGCGGTCAGAATGTTGTCCCAAGCCGCTCGGGCCCAGTACAGAAATTCCTGCTCGGCGGGGCCGAACCAGTTGGCCGCCGCATACACGACTTTGTCCCGGTAATACCGGCGGTGTCGTGCAGCCAGCCGCGCTGGTTCGTCCACCTCGCCGGCGGTGCGTTCTCGGAGTCGTCGCGCAGCGAAGATTCGCAGGCTTTCCAGCAGGAAATACCGCGTGGTGGTCGATGTGATGTGCGCCGACACTAGCGACTGATCGACCAGCCGCTCGAGCAGACCCTCGATCTCCCCCCGCGCGAGCCTCACACTCACGCCACCGTCGTGCTTTCTGTCGCCATCTGGCCTCTCATCGTCGCAGCAGATGACCTCGATTGCCTCTAGGTCTACTCCCACGAGAGCACGGTTGTCTTTCTTGTCTTCGGGGCTGGTGTCGTATCCGGCGGCGAACACCGACATCCGGTCCAAGAGCAGACGTTCCTTGTCCTGACACAGGTCGTAGGACCAGGCGATGACGTCACTGACCCCCCGGTGGCGTGACTCGGCGCCCACTCGCGGACCATGCGACCACCGCATCCGCTTATCACCAGTCTCTTCACCACTCAATTCCTCTAGGATCACCGCGAGCGGCTGGTGTATCAACCGCGCAGCGGCCAACCGGATATACAACGGATGATTGTGTATATGGCGACAGATCTTGGTAGCCGTGGCGATCTGGTCGTTATCGGCGACGGGATGACCAGTGAGCTCAGAACGCTGCCGAAACAACGCCACAGCCTGCTGCCGCGACAACGGCGGAACCTCCACCAACTGCTCATCAACCCACCCGATCGCCTCACGACTGGTCGCCAGGATGCTCAACCCTGGCACCGACTCGAGCAACCGGGCGATCACGACACCGGCACTGTCGATCACATGCTCACAGTTGTCCACCACCAAAACGGTCTGCACCGTCCGCCCGACCGCATCCGTCTCGGTAACCGAATCAACCAGCGCATCCCACGCCGATCTCCCCGAAAAATCCGTATCGACCACCCGCTGAGCCATCTCCTCCTCAACCGCGGCGACGTCGGCACCCTTCACCAAACGCGCCAGCCGCACCCACCGCACCGTCACATGCCTGGCCCGCTGATAACGACCCACAACCTCAGCCGCAAGCCGGGTCTTCCCGACCCCACCCGGCCCGATCAACGTCACCAACGGCACCGAACGCAGCAATAAGGTGACGATTCTGTCCAGCTCGGCCTCACGGCCGACGAAACCATTCGCCGCCGATACGTCACCACCCCGGTCCACCCGCTTGACGGACACATTATGGACAGTAGTCCTCCTGCGGGAGATACTGTCAAGACTGGTCTATCGACAGTTTTCAGCAACCTTTATTTTCGGCGTTGCATGCTTCTTTTATGGCGCCAATCTACCGGAATGCGCGGATTTCAATAGTGCGGCAAAGACATTCGACTGCTTGTGAAACCAGCGGCGTAGTTCTCGGGCCACCGGGCAAGGTCGGCACTTGGGCGCCGAAGCCAAGGAACAGAGAAAGGTCCGCCACACCAATCAGGGGGATGGTCAACTACAAACTGAAAGCTGTCGCTGCGGCGGCGCGCGGCGAGCAATGCAGATCGGCGTGGGGTTCAGGCCGTCGACGAGAGCGATCGCGCAGCGGAGAAAATTGTCGCATTGCTCATTAAGCAGCTCTACCACACCGCGATCCACGACATCGGCGACAATGTCCGGAGTCCAGACGAGATCCGTTGATGCATTACCGTTGTGGCCGATTGCGGTGGCGGCAATGTCGACCTCACCACGTACCGACCAGCACGATTGTCGAGAACACACGCCGACACGTCCGGTCAGCAACCGCACGACCCAGTGTTGGCCGTCTGCGCCGATCGAGCACACAGCCGCTGCGTGCGCGCGAACTCGAGCATTTCGAGCACGAATCGAGCAGATCCAGTAATATCGCCGCTCAACCCCTTACTCGGATCGTCCGGCACGTTCCTGCCGGTGAGAGGACAACATGAACCACTTCCGTCATGCGCAACCAGCAACGGTAGCCTTCGACCCCGTGACCACGCTGCTGTTGCGAAATCGCACCCTTTCGCGTGTTCCAACCGGCGAAGGGAAGTGATCTGCCGTGGCTACGGTGACCTTTGAAAGCGCTACCCGGCTCTACCCGGGCAGCAACAAACCAGCCGTCGACGCCCTGGATCTGGGGATCGCGGACGGTGAATTCCTCGTTCTGGTCGGTCCGTCCGGCTGTGGCAAGTCGACCTCGCTGCGCATGCTCGCCGGTCTCGAAGAGGTCGACGGCGGGCGAATCCTGATCGGCGACAACGACGTCACGCACGCGGAGCCCAAGGAACGCGATATCGCGATGGTGTTCCAGAACTATGCGCTGTACCCGCACATGACCGTCGCCGAGAACATGGGCTTCGCGTTGAAGCTGGCCAAAGTCGCCAAGGCGGACAAAGAAAAGCGGGTGCTGGAGGCGGCCAAGCTGCTCGACCTCGAGCCGTATCTGGATCGCAAACCGAAGGCGCTCTCCGGTGGTCAGCGCCAGCGTGTCGCGATGGGCCGCGCGATCGTGCGCCAGCCGCAGGTGTTCCTGATGGACGAGCCGCTGTCGAATCTGGATGCCAAGCTGCGGGTGCAGACCCGCACCCAGATCGCCCAGCTGCAGCGTCGCCTCGGCACCACCACCGTGTACGTCACCCACGACCAGGTCGAGGCGATGACCATGGGCGATCGGGTCGCGGTGCTCAAGGACGGGCTGCTGCAGCAGTGCGCGACGCCGCGCGATCTGTACCGGGATCCGGCGAACATGTTCGTCGCCGGGTTCATGGGCTCACCAGCCATGAATCTGTTCACGCTGCCGGTCGCCGAGGGCGCGGTCTCCCTCGGCGGGCACCCGGTGCCGGTCCCCCGCTCGGTCGCCGACGCGGCCGAGGGCTCGGTGGTCGTCGGCATCCGGCCGGAGCATCTCGAGCTCGGCGGTGACACCGGGATCGAGTTGGAGGTCGACGTGGTGGAGGAGCTCGGCTCCGACGCCTACATCTACGGCCGCGCCGTGGATGGGGACACCGGGGAAACCATTGTGGCGCGGGCAGATTGGCGCAGCCCGCCGGCGAAGGGCGACCGGGTGCGGTTGTCCACCTCCGCCGAGCACACCTACTTCTTCTCGGCCGCAGACGGACGTCGCCTCTCCTGAACCCGCGAAAGCCCCGTTCGCCCAACGCGGAACAGCTGGTGAACGGGGCACGGCGTTCTTACACTCGGGTCCGCGGATACGTCCCCCGCGGTAGGAGCAGGCAATGAAGGTAGCGGTCCTCGGCACCGGAGAAGTCGGCAGGAGGCTCGCGAGCAAGCTGGTCGAGCTCGGTCACGCGGTGACGCTCGGCTCCCGCACCGCCGACAACGCCGCTGCCACCGCGTGGGCGGGCGAAACCGGCGGCGCGCACGGCACCTTCGCCGAGGCGGCGGCGGACGCCGAGCTGGTGATCAATGCGACGTCGGGCACGGCGTCGCTGGCCGCGCTCACCGCCGCAGGCGCGGCGAATCTGAGTGGCAAGGTCATCGTGGATGTATCGAACGCGCTGGACTTCTCCGGCGGGTTTCCGCCCAAGCTGGTCATCCCCGAGGCGGGCAGTGTGGCGGAGCAGCTACAGCTGGCCTTCCCAGCGGCGCGGGTCGTGAAGACCCTCAACACGATGAACAACCAGCTGATGGTGGACCCGTCCCGAATTTCGGGTCGGCACAACGTGTTTCTCAGTGGCGATGACGAGTCCGCCAAGTCCGAAGTGGCCGCCCTGCTCCATTCCTTCGGCTGGACCAGCGAGCAGATCATCGATCTCGGCGCCCTCGAAACCGCCCGCAGCACCGAGCCACTCGTGCTGTTGTGGGTGTCGCTGCACAGCAAGCTGGGTATCGAGGACATCAACTACGCGGTCGTCACCGGCTGACGACCGGCTCGGCAGGGCGGAGCTACTCGGCCCGGCGCCCCCGGCCTGCGCGCGCATAATCCGGATTGAGCCGAATGCCGAGCTCCTCGAGCGCGATCTCATTGCCGGTCTCGCTGCGCACCTGAACCCGGACCGGCGCGCCGCTCGACCCCTCTACCAGCAGCAACGGTGCTGGTCCCGGCTGCAGGTACGTGTCGCCCCACTGCATCAGTGCGAGCACCGCGGGTAGTAGGTCGCGGCCCATGTCGGTCAGCACATACTCGTGGCGCGTGCGCCTGCCCGCTTCTCGGTACGGCTGCTTGGCCAGCAGACCCGCCTCCGTGAGCTTCCGGAGCTGGCCCGATGCGGCCGCATCGGTGATGCCGACCCGTGCGGCGAAACCGTCGAAGCGCCGGGTGCCGTAGTAGGCCTCGCGCAGGATCAGGACCGCCGAGCGGGTGCCGACAAGATCCATCGCCTTCGCGATCGAGCATTCCTCGGGTTTCCACGAGCTCAGATCGGCCAACGGTCCTTCCATCACGGCTGCCATGACGAACATCATAGCGACAGCTGGCTTGAGTCGACTATACCCAGGCGTTAACCTGACTATAAGCCAATAGAGCCAGACGAAGGGGTCCGGCTCGCGGTCCGGAAGGAACCACCATGAGAGACGCAGTGATCGTCGAGGCGGTACGCACACCGATCGGCAAGGGCAAGCCGAACGGGGCGCTGCACAACGTGAACGCAGTGGATCTACTGGCGCACAGCCTGCGCGAGGTGGTGGACCGCAGCGGCATCGATCCGGTGCTCATCGACGACGTGATCGGCGGCATCGTCACCCAGGTCGGCGAGCAGGGCGCCAATATGACACGGCGCGCCGCACTGGCCGCGGGCTATCCGGAATCGGTGCCCGCCACCACCGTCGATCGGCAATGCGGCAGCAGCCAGCAGGCCATCCACTTCGCCGCCCAGGGGGTCATCGCCGGCGCCTACGACATCGTCGTCGCCGGAGGTGTCGAGTCGATGGGCCGAATTCCCATGGGCGCCAACCTGATCGGATCCGAAGATCTGTCCGGTGTCGGTTTCGCCGAGCGCTATCCCGATGGCCTCGTCCCCCAGGGCATCAGCGCCGAGCTGATCGCGGCCAAATGGGGACTGACTCGCACGCAGCTGGACGAGTTCGCGCTGGCCAGCCACGAAAAAGCCGCACTGGCAACGAAGAACGGCCTGTTCACCAAAGAACTCGCGCCGATCAACGGCCTGCACACCGACGAAGGCATCCGGGTCGGCAGCACCCTGGAAACTCTCGGCAAGCTGCGTCCCGCCTACTACGACGAGGCCATGGCCGCCCGCTTCCCACAGATCGGATGGGAGATCACCGCGGCAACGGCGAGCCAGGTCAGCGACGGCAGCGCGGCGGTGTTGATCATGACCGGCGAACGTGCCCGTGAGCTCGGCCTGACCCCGCTGGCCAGGCTGCACAGCTTCGCGGTCGCGGGCGACGATCCGCTGCTCATGCTCACCGCGGTCATCCCGGCCACCCGAAAGGTCCTGCAACGCGCCGGTCTCCAGCTCTCGGACATGGACCTCATCGAGATCAACGAGGCGTTCTCCCCCGTCGTTCTCGCCTGGGCGCACGACACCGGCGCCGACCTGAGCAAAGTGAATGTCAACGGCGGCGCCATCGCCATCGGTCACCCGCTCGGTGCCTCCGGCGCGCGCCTGATGACCACCCTGGTCCACGCTATGCAGGACCGCGGCGCGCGCTATGGCCTGCAAACCATGTGCGAGGCAGGCGGATTGGCCAACGCCACCATCCTCGAACGGCTCTGATATCGAAGGATCCGAATCCTGAAGACAACCGTCCGGGACGGACAATGCCCGTCGCATCGACTCGGTGCGACGGGCGTGTCGTTCACCCGGAGACGACGATCGCGACCAGGAAACCGGCGACCCATGCTCCGGCCAGCAGCGGCAGCGCAACGAGCGGCGTCCAGCCGATGGGCCTGCGGGCCCGCACTGCCGTCAGTAAGAGCATCGCTGTGTATGCCAACGACATTGCGATGCCGGCCCAGGCGACGCCATAGGCCACCGACAGCCGTCGCATTTCACCCACATCCGCCACGAGTTCGTACAGCGGCACGAAAGCAGCGGTCGTCCATGCGAATCCGATGCTGATCAGCGAGCCGAAGATAGCGCGCACAAGATCCAGCAACCGGTGCGCTCGATCCCACGTCATACCCCCAAGCATGACGGGTGCCGAAGCCAACCGAATCATCCGTATGTCTAAATTAATTAGCCATTTGTAAAATTATTGGTTAGCCTGGTCGGGTGCCCACACACCGCGCCCCTGAGCCCGGCTCCCGCGTACGTGATGCCGAACGAACCAAGCGTTGCCTGCTCGATGCCGCGTTCGACGAGTTCTCGGCGCGCGGGTACGCAGGGGCGCGCGTCGGCGACATCGCCACCCGCGCCGGGGTCAACAAGCAGCTGATCACCTACTACTTCGGCGGCAAAGAAGGGCTCTATCAGGCGTTGCAGCGGCAATGGCTGGAGCAGGAAGCCGATTTCGCCGACCCGTCGCTGCCGCTCGGCGAAGTCCTGACCCGATATCTGCGGCACGCCCTCGCCGACCCGCGTGGCATCCGGCTGCTCATGTGGCGGGGCTTGTCCGACGACGCGCCGGAGACCACCCGGAAGCCGATCCACGAGGCAGACCTGGAGATCACCCGGCGGCGGCAGGAGTGCGGGGAGATCGCTGCCGATCTCGATCCCGCGTCGTTCCAGCTCGCGGTGATAGGCATGGTGATCGCGCCGCTGCTGCTGCCTGCGCAGGTCCGCGAACTGTTCGGGATCGATCCACAGACACCGGAATTCGAACAACGCTACGGCGCACAATTGCGCCGGATCCTCGCTCATCTCACTGCACCAGATTTCGAAGGAGACACCCCGTGACCTACCTCGTCACCGGCGCCCGCGGCATTGTCGGCCGCGCCGTCATCGACCAGTTGCTCACCGCAGGAAAGTCGGTGCGGGCAGCCAGTTCCGATCCGACCAAGACCACCGTGCCCGACGGGGTCGAGTTGGTCGGCCTCGACATGACCGACCCCGCGTCGGTGGCCGCCGCGCTCGACGGCGTGGACCGGGCCTTTGTGTACGCCGCACCCGAAGGCATCGAGAACTTCATCGACACCGCACAGGCCGGCGAGGTCGCACACGTGGCGCTACTGTCCTCGATCGCGGCGGAAAGCGAAGACAATACGATCGGCGCGCAGCATCTCGCCGTCGAGCGGCCACTACAGGAATCCGGCCTGCCGCTGACCGTGCTGCGGCCGGGCGCATTCGCGGCCAACTCCCGCTGGTGGGCGTCCTCGATCAAGTCGGAACGGGTTGCGCGCCTGCCCTTTCCGGGCTTGCAGCTGAACCCCATCCACGAGGCCGACATCGCGGCCGCGGCCGTCGCCGCACTCACCGTGCCGGGGCATGCGGGCAAGATCTATCCACTGACCGGACCCGAATCGCTGTCGCAGCGCAGCATGGTCGAGCACATCGCCGCGGCCATCGGTGCACCGGTGGAATTGGTCGAGCTGAGCTACGAGCAGGCAGCGGAGTTCCTGTACAAACCGGTGCTCGACATGTGGGCCGAAGCCGGGACCGCGCCGGCGTCGGTCGGCCCCACCTCCGAGTCGGTGACCGGCGCACCCGCGCGGACATACGCGCAGTGGGCTATCGACCACATCGCCGACTTCCGCTGACCGCGTTGCGAAACTACTCATAGCGACGAGGCCGAAACGAGTAGCCGATCCCCATCCGTATGGTGACGATGGTGATCACCGCCGACACCGACGCCATCACCGAGACCATCGTGTACGCCATTCCGCTGCGGACCCGCTTCCGCGGCATCACGGTGCGCGAGGGGATGTTGTTGCGTGGACCGCTCGGGTGGGGCGAGTTCTGCCCGTTCCCCGAGTACGACGATCGCGAAGCGACCGGCTGGCTGGCCACCGCGATGGAGCAGGTCACGGTGGGCTGGCCGGAACCGGTGCGCGAGCTGGTCCCCATCAATTGCACCGTGCCCGCCGTCGACCCCGAGCGCGCATACGACATCGTGGCGAAGTCCGGATGCCGCACCGCCAAGGTGAAGGTCGCCGACCATCCCGAATCGCTCGCCGAAGACGTCGCCCGCGTTGCGGCGGTGCGGGCGGCGCTCGGGACCGACGGTGCGATTCGGGTGGATGCCAACGCGGTGTGGGATGTGGATACCGCGATTGTCAATATCGGCAGGATCGACAGCGCGGCAGGCGGTTTGGAGTATGTCGAACAGCCGTGCCGGACGATCGAGGAACTGGCTGCGGTGCGCCGCAGGGTGGGTGTGCGCATCGCCGCCGACGAATCCATTCGCCGGGCGGAGGATCCGCTGCGGGTCGCCGTCGCGGGCGCGGCCGATATTGCGGTCCTCAAGTGCACGCCACTGGGTGGCGTACGACGCGCGCTACAGGTCGCCGCGGCCGCGGGCCTGCCGTGTGTCGTGTCCTCCGCCCTGGAAACCAGCGTCGGCCTTGCCGCGCAGCTCGCCCTGGCCGGTGCACTGCCCGAACTCGACTTCGCCTGCGGGCTCGGCACGACCGCCCTGTTCGAAGGCGACGTGGTCGCCGAATCGCTGCGCCCGGTCGACGGCTTCCTGCCCGTGCCACGGACACCGCCGCAACCAGACCCGGCTTTGCTCGAGCGTTATCGACATCCCGACCGGGACCGGATCACCTGGTGGCACAACCGCTTCGACCGAGTGAGCAAGCTGCTGTCCTGAGGCTGCGGCCGCAAACGCGACCGGGCAGCGGCCCGCCCGATCCGGCAGCCGGAAGCGGGACCGACCGGATGTCGCGGATCGGCCCATCCGGAGAGCGGAGCGGTTCGAGTCGACATTCGTGGTACCCCGGCGAGTCAGCCGGGCCCCAACCGCACACCACACCCCAGCATCGTTGCCCGCAGCACCAACGCCGCTTCCGGTCCGATGACACCGTCGACCAGATCCAGATAGCGACTACAGAATTCCGGACCGTGTGGCGCCACCGAAGCGGGCGCGGGCTCCAGATGGTGGGTGAGTTCATGCAGCACAACGAGTTCGCGCAGCGCCCACGCGGTGCCTCCGGTATGCAACGGCACCGCGAGAACCGCGTCCTCGACCTCGTAATGCGCAGCGGTAGTACCGGCCCGCGACCGGACGCGCACGGCCACCTCGGCTCGATCCCACTGCGCACGAACCCAATTGAGCCCGAGAACCTTGTCCGCATAGGTCTGCACCGAATCGACAGTGGCGAAGCGGCGCTCGATGGGCAGCGTCAGGTGCGATCCGTAGAGCTCGACCGTGCGATTGCCGTGCTCGTCGGCCCGGTCGAACACCCTGCGCACCAGCTGCTCGGCGTCATATACCTTGGCGCGCTGGCTGTCTCGCGGGCTCATAGCGATGTGCCCTCGCCCCGTGCCAGTTGCCCGCGGGCCGCACCGAGTTCGGGCGAGGTGCCGAGCCGGGCCGCCCGACCCGCAGCGTCACCCGCTCGGCGCGCCGCCGCCGAATGACCGGCCGAGGCCTGTGGGCCACGCCAGGTGCCGCGTGCCTCGGAGGTTTGCGAGTAGAAGTCGGTGAGCTCGATTTCCTTGTTGCGCAGGGCCAATGCGGTGCCGGCCGCCGAGGTGTCCGGCACGATCTCCGCCTCGACCTCGGCCTTCACCGCGGCCAGTCGGCGCCCGATCCGCGCGGCGAAGGCCATCTGAAAGTTCAGCCTGGCGGTCACTGCCGCGACCGGCGCCTGCACTCGGCGTTGCACCCTTCGTCCCCACCGCTTTTCGGTGACAACTTTCTCCACTGTCGCGGTTCGGTACTGCCCCGATTTGATGTACTGATCCGATGCCCGCACCATCTGCACGAGCAGGCTGGCATATAGGGCCTCGCAGGTGTCGATATCGGAATCGAAACCGTAGGCGTAAACCTGGGTGGAGGTCCGCGCAACATCACAGCGCACGTCGTTGGCGGCCGCGATCGCGACGAACAGTTGCACGTAGGTGCGCAATCCCTTTTTGCCCGGCTGGCCGATCGGGATGATCCGCTGCACCGGTGTCGGCCTGCGTTCGCGACCCGCGACGTGCGAGCGAGCCACCGTCAGGTCGATCGAGGATTTGGTCGCCAGCCGTTGCGCGGCCGCGAGGAAGGCCTCGGCCTCGTGTTCGTTATCGGTGGATTCGGCCTTGCGCAACAGCCCACCGATCCGGGTGAGCATCCGGTCGGGAACCGCATTCGGCGAAGTCATCGGGCCCAAGCCTAATAGGCTGTCCCGGACCTAGTACGACCACAGACCTGCGTTTGGACGAGTGACCATACAACCGCACAAACGGTAGGCGTAATCCGGCGTGGCACATGAACACCATGTATCTTGCGTTGTGCACCTCTGGTGTGCTGGTGCTCACGTCTCGACCCTTGGAGTGTTCGCGATGGCTTTGAAGAAGGTGTCGTCCCTGCGTTCGTCGCTAATGCCTCGAGCGGCGCTGGCTGCTGCCTCGGTGGCGCTGCTGGCGGCGACGTTCACGGCCTCGTGCTCCAGCGACAGCGGGGGCAATCCAACCGGCCAGAACCTCACCGGCCGCGGTCCGATCACCTATGTCGAGGGCAAGGACACCACCGAGACGGGTGCGGTCAAGCAGCTGATCGAGCGCTGGAA includes these proteins:
- a CDS encoding NADPH-dependent F420 reductase, producing MKVAVLGTGEVGRRLASKLVELGHAVTLGSRTADNAAATAWAGETGGAHGTFAEAAADAELVINATSGTASLAALTAAGAANLSGKVIVDVSNALDFSGGFPPKLVIPEAGSVAEQLQLAFPAARVVKTLNTMNNQLMVDPSRISGRHNVFLSGDDESAKSEVAALLHSFGWTSEQIIDLGALETARSTEPLVLLWVSLHSKLGIEDINYAVVTG
- a CDS encoding TIGR04338 family metallohydrolase, producing MSPRDSQRAKVYDAEQLVRRVFDRADEHGNRTVELYGSHLTLPIERRFATVDSVQTYADKVLGLNWVRAQWDRAEVAVRVRSRAGTTAAHYEVEDAVLAVPLHTGGTAWALRELVVLHELTHHLEPAPASVAPHGPEFCSRYLDLVDGVIGPEAALVLRATMLGCGVRLGPG
- a CDS encoding winged helix-turn-helix transcriptional regulator; this encodes MMFVMAAVMEGPLADLSSWKPEECSIAKAMDLVGTRSAVLILREAYYGTRRFDGFAARVGITDAAASGQLRKLTEAGLLAKQPYREAGRRTRHEYVLTDMGRDLLPAVLALMQWGDTYLQPGPAPLLLVEGSSGAPVRVQVRSETGNEIALEELGIRLNPDYARAGRGRRAE
- a CDS encoding SDR family oxidoreductase; the encoded protein is MTYLVTGARGIVGRAVIDQLLTAGKSVRAASSDPTKTTVPDGVELVGLDMTDPASVAAALDGVDRAFVYAAPEGIENFIDTAQAGEVAHVALLSSIAAESEDNTIGAQHLAVERPLQESGLPLTVLRPGAFAANSRWWASSIKSERVARLPFPGLQLNPIHEADIAAAAVAALTVPGHAGKIYPLTGPESLSQRSMVEHIAAAIGAPVELVELSYEQAAEFLYKPVLDMWAEAGTAPASVGPTSESVTGAPARTYAQWAIDHIADFR
- a CDS encoding o-succinylbenzoate synthase, whose product is MVTMVITADTDAITETIVYAIPLRTRFRGITVREGMLLRGPLGWGEFCPFPEYDDREATGWLATAMEQVTVGWPEPVRELVPINCTVPAVDPERAYDIVAKSGCRTAKVKVADHPESLAEDVARVAAVRAALGTDGAIRVDANAVWDVDTAIVNIGRIDSAAGGLEYVEQPCRTIEELAAVRRRVGVRIAADESIRRAEDPLRVAVAGAADIAVLKCTPLGGVRRALQVAAAAGLPCVVSSALETSVGLAAQLALAGALPELDFACGLGTTALFEGDVVAESLRPVDGFLPVPRTPPQPDPALLERYRHPDRDRITWWHNRFDRVSKLLS
- a CDS encoding thiolase family protein, whose protein sequence is MRDAVIVEAVRTPIGKGKPNGALHNVNAVDLLAHSLREVVDRSGIDPVLIDDVIGGIVTQVGEQGANMTRRAALAAGYPESVPATTVDRQCGSSQQAIHFAAQGVIAGAYDIVVAGGVESMGRIPMGANLIGSEDLSGVGFAERYPDGLVPQGISAELIAAKWGLTRTQLDEFALASHEKAALATKNGLFTKELAPINGLHTDEGIRVGSTLETLGKLRPAYYDEAMAARFPQIGWEITAATASQVSDGSAAVLIMTGERARELGLTPLARLHSFAVAGDDPLLMLTAVIPATRKVLQRAGLQLSDMDLIEINEAFSPVVLAWAHDTGADLSKVNVNGGAIAIGHPLGASGARLMTTLVHAMQDRGARYGLQTMCEAGGLANATILERL
- a CDS encoding ATP-binding protein — translated: MSVKRVDRGGDVSAANGFVGREAELDRIVTLLLRSVPLVTLIGPGGVGKTRLAAEVVGRYQRARHVTVRWVRLARLVKGADVAAVEEEMAQRVVDTDFSGRSAWDALVDSVTETDAVGRTVQTVLVVDNCEHVIDSAGVVIARLLESVPGLSILATSREAIGWVDEQLVEVPPLSRQQAVALFRQRSELTGHPVADNDQIATATKICRHIHNHPLYIRLAAARLIHQPLAVILEELSGEETGDKRMRWSHGPRVGAESRHRGVSDVIAWSYDLCQDKERLLLDRMSVFAAGYDTSPEDKKDNRALVGVDLEAIEVICCDDERPDGDRKHDGGVSVRLARGEIEGLLERLVDQSLVSAHITSTTTRYFLLESLRIFAARRLRERTAGEVDEPARLAARHRRYYRDKVVYAAANWFGPAEQEFLYWARAAWDNILTAVEGSITTPGDSALGLEICVGLLALRLPFFKGSIRETRRSTERALAATHALTPQPTELQVQAMAWTIFVVLSQGLLEDAESMLEECVCAILPDPDSRVHWRQTLESDIGLPVHVDMAHGLVLAARGDAEAITVLTRARDKFYRLGDTGAAVTTETFAAMAAGLSGTAHQAYELTQHCMDSLDASAASMAKSWAQLALAITLTKHGNPTEALHVGRDALTHQLRTRDQWSAIQSVQIRTWSLAQLITDSIEAGHADRNELVALATETARLAGGSATLGARLGIEIKGGPPFAVESGKAVAVAREVLGRRAYAEAENQGLLLRPELDEVQRFAMGTLSIDERYAQRPTGKAALVKWHELTGAEQEVATLAAARWTNSAIAVRRGNSVRTVDAHMAAILQKLMITSREEIIRFVPQDRQNQVQAEAARRPRRRREQPYQQHTKR
- a CDS encoding ABC transporter ATP-binding protein → MATVTFESATRLYPGSNKPAVDALDLGIADGEFLVLVGPSGCGKSTSLRMLAGLEEVDGGRILIGDNDVTHAEPKERDIAMVFQNYALYPHMTVAENMGFALKLAKVAKADKEKRVLEAAKLLDLEPYLDRKPKALSGGQRQRVAMGRAIVRQPQVFLMDEPLSNLDAKLRVQTRTQIAQLQRRLGTTTVYVTHDQVEAMTMGDRVAVLKDGLLQQCATPRDLYRDPANMFVAGFMGSPAMNLFTLPVAEGAVSLGGHPVPVPRSVADAAEGSVVVGIRPEHLELGGDTGIELEVDVVEELGSDAYIYGRAVDGDTGETIVARADWRSPPAKGDRVRLSTSAEHTYFFSAADGRRLS
- a CDS encoding TetR/AcrR family transcriptional regulator, whose translation is MPTHRAPEPGSRVRDAERTKRCLLDAAFDEFSARGYAGARVGDIATRAGVNKQLITYYFGGKEGLYQALQRQWLEQEADFADPSLPLGEVLTRYLRHALADPRGIRLLMWRGLSDDAPETTRKPIHEADLEITRRRQECGEIAADLDPASFQLAVIGMVIAPLLLPAQVRELFGIDPQTPEFEQRYGAQLRRILAHLTAPDFEGDTP